Proteins encoded within one genomic window of Calonectris borealis chromosome 1, bCalBor7.hap1.2, whole genome shotgun sequence:
- the TMSB4X gene encoding thymosin beta-4, with the protein MSDKPDMAEIEKFDKSKLKKTETQEKNPLPSKETIEQEKQAGES; encoded by the exons ATGTCCGACAAACCAGACATGGCTGAGATCGAGAAATTTGACAAGTCCAAATTGAAGAAGACAGAGACGCAAGAGAAAAACCCGCTGCCTTCAAAAGAAA caATTGAACAGGAGAAGCAAGCGGGTGAATCGTAA